A genomic segment from Corythoichthys intestinalis isolate RoL2023-P3 chromosome 2, ASM3026506v1, whole genome shotgun sequence encodes:
- the LOC130912343 gene encoding protein ILRUN-like isoform X2 codes for MEGMDLDVDQELTQKFSCMGTTDKDILISEFQRLLGFQLNPAGCAFFLDMTNWNLQAAIGAYYDFESPNVNAPCMSLVKDVTIGEGESVPPDTRFTKTWRIQNTGTESWPPGVCLKYVGGDQFGHVNMVAVRSLVPQEMTDVSVPMQSPVSPGMYQGQWRMCTATGLYYGDIIWVILSVEVGGLLGVTQQLSSFQGEFNTQPHRNVEGNYNPFASPERSKWSNSNTTLHHDGNNKVSEEHWHGMPNQPDQNGLSHNSVDIVANSLQNNLSIVTYNQLK; via the exons ATGGAGGGTATGGACCTGGACGTGGACCAGGAGCTTACGCAGAAATTCAGTTGCATGGGCACTACAGACAAAGACATTCTCATATCGGAGTTCCAGAGGCTCCTCGGCTTTCAGCTAAACCCCGCCGGATGTGCCTTCTTTCTGGACATGACCAACTG GAATTTACAAGCAGCCATTGGAGCCTACTATGACTTTGAGAGTCCTAATGTCAACGCACCATGCATGTCCCTTGTTAAAGATGTGACGATTGGCGAAGGCGAATCAGTTCCACCTGACACACGTTTCACCAAGACCTGGAGGATACAAAACACAG GTACAGAGTCTTGGCCTCCTGGGGTTTGCTTGAAGTATGTAGGAGGAGATCAGTTCGGTCATGTAAACATGGTAGCGGTACGGTCTCTAGTCCCTCAGGAAATGACAGATGTGAGTGTACCAATGCAGAGCCCTGTCTCTCCTGGTATGTACCAGGGCCAGTGGAGAATGTGTACAGCAACAGGACTTTACTACGGAG aTATTATTTGGGTGATCCTGAGTGTGGAGGTCGGAGGCCTTCTCGGCGTTACCCAGCAGCTTTCGTCCTTCCAGGGGGAGTTCAACACCCAACCTCACCGCAACGTAGAGGGAAATTACAACCCCTTCGCCTCACCAGAGAGGAGCAAATGGTCCAACAGCAACACCACCTTACATCATGACGGCAACAATAAAGTCTCAGAGGAACACTGGCACGGCATGCCAAACCAGCCAGATCAGAATGGACTTTCACACAACTCTGTGGACATAgtagcaaacagcctacaaaacAATCTGTCAATAGTCACATATAACCAG ctgAAGTAA
- the LOC130912343 gene encoding protein ILRUN-like isoform X1 → MEGMDLDVDQELTQKFSCMGTTDKDILISEFQRLLGFQLNPAGCAFFLDMTNWNLQAAIGAYYDFESPNVNAPCMSLVKDVTIGEGESVPPDTRFTKTWRIQNTGTESWPPGVCLKYVGGDQFGHVNMVAVRSLVPQEMTDVSVPMQSPVSPGMYQGQWRMCTATGLYYGDIIWVILSVEVGGLLGVTQQLSSFQGEFNTQPHRNVEGNYNPFASPERSKWSNSNTTLHHDGNNKVSEEHWHGMPNQPDQNGLSHNSVDIVANSLQNNLSIVTYNQGLQEPSHFGHS, encoded by the exons ATGGAGGGTATGGACCTGGACGTGGACCAGGAGCTTACGCAGAAATTCAGTTGCATGGGCACTACAGACAAAGACATTCTCATATCGGAGTTCCAGAGGCTCCTCGGCTTTCAGCTAAACCCCGCCGGATGTGCCTTCTTTCTGGACATGACCAACTG GAATTTACAAGCAGCCATTGGAGCCTACTATGACTTTGAGAGTCCTAATGTCAACGCACCATGCATGTCCCTTGTTAAAGATGTGACGATTGGCGAAGGCGAATCAGTTCCACCTGACACACGTTTCACCAAGACCTGGAGGATACAAAACACAG GTACAGAGTCTTGGCCTCCTGGGGTTTGCTTGAAGTATGTAGGAGGAGATCAGTTCGGTCATGTAAACATGGTAGCGGTACGGTCTCTAGTCCCTCAGGAAATGACAGATGTGAGTGTACCAATGCAGAGCCCTGTCTCTCCTGGTATGTACCAGGGCCAGTGGAGAATGTGTACAGCAACAGGACTTTACTACGGAG aTATTATTTGGGTGATCCTGAGTGTGGAGGTCGGAGGCCTTCTCGGCGTTACCCAGCAGCTTTCGTCCTTCCAGGGGGAGTTCAACACCCAACCTCACCGCAACGTAGAGGGAAATTACAACCCCTTCGCCTCACCAGAGAGGAGCAAATGGTCCAACAGCAACACCACCTTACATCATGACGGCAACAATAAAGTCTCAGAGGAACACTGGCACGGCATGCCAAACCAGCCAGATCAGAATGGACTTTCACACAACTCTGTGGACATAgtagcaaacagcctacaaaacAATCTGTCAATAGTCACATATAACCAG GGTTTACAGGAGCCTTCCCATTTTGGTCATTCTTAA